The Chloroflexota bacterium nucleotide sequence GAAGAGAAGCCTGCAGAAACAGGACCGACAAAACCATTGCCGGTTCCTTCCTGGGTTTGGGCAGTGATTGCGGTATGTTTTGCCCTGGTTGCTGCCATCATTGCATTTGCGATGGTAAGGCCTCGCTATGCCATCAGGCCAAGTGCTACAAGTGCTACTGCTGATGGTAAACTGGAGCCCATTGTTGGCAAGCAGCAGAATCCTATTGCCAGGTTAATCGGGCGGTGGCGGTACTTGAGAAAGCGTTGAGGTGGCAACTTTGGCGGTAACCTGGAGTGGGTGCAATAATAAGTTGTGTTTTTACATTCCTATAGTTGCGGAGCGTTAATCTCACAACTACATTAGAAAACGAGGTGGGGCTTTAGGGTGGACAAGTAATTACCGCTAATGTAAGATTGTAGTTGGATAAGCGAAGCAAATTATATCTTGCCTGGGATATCCGGAAGTAGCGAATCTTGATTTAGAAAAGTTGAAGGAGGTACTGCTGTGAAGTTGAACATGAGCTATCGCGCAATAGTCTTATTAATACTTGTTGTTTTTGTGGGTTGTATTCCCCCGCAACCGGCACCGGCGGTTACATTAGAGACACCAGCAGATAGCAGCATAGTTCCTTCCTTGACGCCTATGCTAGCGTGGAGCTGTACTGGGACTGCCAGTTCATATCACTTGCAGGTTGCAACTGATAGTAACTTTCAGGGCATAGTTATTGACGTAACACGTCTGACAGAGCTAAGCTATGCCGTACCTTCGGGCAATTTAGTTTATGACCAGACCTATTATTGGCGGGTCAGTGCCAGCAGGGATAGTCAAACCTCAGGCTGGTCTCCATTCTGGTCCTTCAAGACCCGAGCTACTGTGGGCGGCGTAGCGGTAAATGCTTTGGTTGATGGTTCACCCTGGTCAGGGACAGTCAACTATGGTATAAGCGGACAAAAGGCATTTTCTGGCTTCTCTGTGCCCCAGACTTTTGGTGAGTCACCTGCCGGGACTTATACTTTGACCTATAATTATGGCGGTCCTCCTGGGGCAACGTTAGTCAGCATCACGCCATCGCCGACACAGACCGTCTCATCCGGTGGTGCTGTTACCTTCACTTTAAACTTTCATAAGGACCTCGCTGGCACCATAATCGTCAATGCTGTGATGGACGGTGTGGCTTGGTCTGGACCAGTTAACTACACCATAACTGGGCCGATTGTAGATTCTAGCTCTTCTGTGTCCCAGGGCTTCAGCAACCAACCTGCCGGTACTTACACTTTGACCTATAATTATGGTGGTCCCACTGGTGCAACGTTAATCAGTATTACACCATCACCGGTTCAGCCTTTGGCTACTGGTGGTGCCATAACCTTCACCTTGAACTTCCACAGACAGCAAGTGGCTGGGGTTGTAATGGTAAATGCCACGCTTGATGGTGCACCATGGCGAACAGCTATTGGTTCAGGACCAATAAACTATTCCATAACCGGGTCAAAGTCAGATGCTAGTTCCACCATGCCTGATACCTTTGCCAATTGCCCTCCTGGACTCTATACACTCGTTTATAACTCTGGTGGCCCAATAGGAGCGACTTTAGCCAGCATTACACCTTCTCCATCACAGAACCTGCCTTCTGGCGGTACCATAGTCTTCACCATGAATTTCTATGGACAGGCTAAGGGTATTGTAACAGTTGTGGCGGCTATTGATGGTGAGCCATGGTCAGGGTCTGTCAGTTATACTGTAGTCGGACCATATGTGGATTCTAGCTATTCGGTACCTGAGACTTTTAGCAATTGTCCTCAAGGAATTTATACTGTGAGCTATACTTCAGGCGGCCCGCCGTCGACGGTGTTAGACGGAATCACACCAGTACCAACGCAGAGTTTACCGCCAGGTGGTTCCTTGACTTTCACTTTGAATTTTCGTTTTGTAGGTGTACCAGAACCGCCGTTGCTAGGCGAGTAGCCTTGGGTTGGCATCGGAGGGTATGGAAGGCTAATTAAATATATAACAGCTCATTCCAAAAGGTCACTGAATAGCCACTTTTTATCAACTTGGTAGCCCACATTGGAAGGATTCCGAACTCTTATTTGGGAAGAAACAACTCGTTCCAGCCTTGCAGCAGTTGCTTTTAACGTATATGTCGGATTCGTTACCACAGTGCTAAACACGGCAATATTGTCTTGTGGTTCGTAGCTAGTTCGTAGCTGGTGGGCTGGTAGTTCGGCGTCTAGCTAATAAACCCAAATACAGAAAGTTTCTAATTTTCCTTTCCGCTTCTTGGCTCTGTGAATCTGAGGAATCTGAAGCCTGCGTCGAAGTACTTTCGACGTCTTAAATGACCGTACTTGCTGTCCCATTGTCCAGATTGTAAGTCGTGTTGAAGTCGTTTCAATCCGCGTTCGACGGCGGCGGGAGAGGCCAAGGCAAAACCTGATGTGTTCTGCCTCATTTGAGCATCAAAATACATTTCCGGCTTTGCCCACGCTGAACACATATTCCTGTCGGCCAAATCCGGTGGTAGAGGGAACTTCTTGATTAGTGTTTGCCATTTACCGGTCCCAGAAATAATACCAGCGACTTCATCGATTGGTGGGAACACCTTAAAAACATGCTGGGCAATTTCTGGAAAGTAATCATCAAACCAGAATTGCTCGCTTTTTCGAGGGTCCATGGTAAATATCACAATAGGCCCGTTAGGGCAAATGCGATACATTTCCCTTGCGGCACGTGGAATATCGGGGAAATGATGAAGAGCCAGGATTATGATAATTCCATCTACTGAATTGTTCTTAAGTGGGATTGCTTCCGCTGAACCGGACAGCCAGTGTACTCGCGGGTTGGGAATTGCTTGCCTACGCATTTTCCCCGATGGTTCGACAGCTTCGAGTTTGTAGCCAAGGTCTGCGAGGGCATTGCTGTAGTTTCCCGTCCCTGCACCGACATCGGCGATTGCTGAGCCTAATGGAAGCTCAAGCAACTCTTTGATGACCGCTAGAACGCGATGATCAGCAGTCCGGTTTTGGTTATAGTTTCTACCGATTGAGTCGTAAGTAGTCGAGTTCACATCTTCCTCCTCAAGTACTGCTGGTACCTAAAGAGCACTACTCAATCCCTTTAGTCCTGCTAACAGAGTCTACCATCCGCTGGTGTAGGGTTCAAAATCGCTAGGGCAAACTAGTCCCCGTCATATTAAGTCTTCTCCGCCGAGTGGTGAAATTCTCCTAGGACAAGAGAGTTTTTCACATTCTTATTTCTTCGCTCTGTCTCTGGACGGGGTGATAATTTAGCTAGTTCTTGAAATTTTACCTTATGGCTTCTTGTTGAACGGAGCTAGATTGCACAACATTCAGAATTATTTAGCACAGCTGAAAACGCTGTCAATTTGAGTGGTGAGTAGTAGTTACAAACGATTTGTAAACTTTTGCAAGCAGTTGGTAGCGCATACCGGATTCGAACCGGTGATCTCCGCCTTGAGAGGGCGGCGTCCTAAACCCCTAGACGAATGCGCCGTATAACCCTGATTTATTAGCTTGGCTGGGGATCCAGGATTCGAACCTGGCCTTACGGATCCAGAGTCCGCTGTCCTACCGCTAGACGAATCCCCAAACCTGTTTGGGATTATAGCAAAGGGTTGCCAGCAAGACAAGCTGACTGCTATACTCAGCTAAAAGGTGTTGAGCGACTTTGTTTGATTGGCAGGCTCTGCAACAGGATATCGGGATGACCTTTCGGGATACATCTCTACTTCAACAGGCTTTTGTCCATTCCTCTTATATCAATGAAAATCCAGGTTTTCATCTCCCCGACAACGAGCGCCTTGAGTTCCTCGGCGATGCTCTATTGAGCTTCATTGTTGCGGAGAAGCTATATCACGAGTTTCCACATTTTGGCGAAGGTGAACTGACTGAAATACGCATTTTGTTGATTCGGCAGGAGACTTTGGCTCAGCTTGCTTTAACGCTTAACCTTGGTGATTACCTCCATCTAGGAAAAGGGGAAGAAGCAACAGGTGGGCGAGAAAGGCAAACCAACCTCGCCGATGCCTTTGAAGCCTTGATTGGCGCTATATTTCTCGACCAGGGGCTGGATACTGCTAGGGATTTCGTTGTGGGTAAGCTTGGTAGTCATCTTGAACGGGTAAGGGCCGAGGGAATAGGTCGAAACTACAAAGCTCTGTTACAGGAGTTCACGCAAGCTAAATTTAAGCAGCTTCCGACTTATCGAATTGTGGAGGCTTCGGGCCCAGACCATGATAAAGGCTTCATTGTTGAGGTGGTGCTTGGGGATAGAGTGTTGGCGGCAGGCTCAGGGAAAAGCAAAAGAGCTGCTGAGATGGAAGCTGCGCGTCTAGCCTGGGGGCAATTAGCGACTGACTGAGTCCTTCAAATTCGTGTAAAGCGCCGCATTATAGTGCCGGCTGCAATACTATAATTTCAGTCGCCTCTGGCAGCTCGCCTACCTTAAATTCTATCTCGCTGGAATTAAGCTTCTTTACGTTTTTCTTATCAGCCAGAAAGTCCTCAATTGTGTTTAGCGGCCAGTCACATTTAGGTGTCTTGCAGTGCATGGGTATGACGACCTTGGACTTCAGGTCATCACTCACTGTGCTTGCCATCTTGGCATCAATGGTGAAAACACCGCCAATTGGGATGAACAATATGTCTACATCACCGATCTCATCGATTTGTTCCTTGCTGAGTCTATGTCCTAGGTCACCTAGATGGCAGAGTTTTATCCCATCCACGGAAAAGCAGAATATCGTGTTGCCCCCACGTTCTTTTCCTTGGGATTCGTCGTGGTGGCTAGCGATATTCTTGAATTGAATTCCTTTGACATTCTTTACTCCGCTCCCTGTGATGACTTCGGGTTTGCCTGGCACCGATGAGATGTTGTTGTGGTCAAAGTGGTCATGACTCATTGTAACAATGTCGGCAGTTTCGCTGACCGGAGCATAACTGAGTCCACTACCTTGAGGATAAGGGTCGGTAATAATCTTGAGGCCAGTCTCAGAGCTAATCAGGAAAGAAGCATGTCCAAGCCATTTTACCTTCACAGTACACCTCCTTGTACTTGATTCAAAAACCAATATGTAGGTAGATATTCGAGTTTACTTATTTCTATTCTATTTTGCCGAAGCCAGTGCAAAATTGACCAGTGTTCGCACGCCGACACCCGTGGCTCCTTTTACCAAATAGCCCCGTTCTTTATCGGTCATGTAAGTACCCGCAATATCGATATGTACCCAAGGTGTGTCACCGACGAATTCAGCTAGAAATTGGGCTGCAGTAATGGCGCCTCCCCATCGGCCGCCGCTATTTTTGATATCAGCTACATCGCTTTTGTTCTGCTCCTTGTATTCTTCATACATTGGCATTTGCCACAGACGTTCTCCGGCTTCAGTCCCGGCCTTAACTACCTTGTCTATAAGCTCCTGGGAATTGCCGAATATTCCGCTACAAACATCTCCCAGGGCTACATGGCAGGCGCCGGTCAGCGTGGCTACATCGACCAAAGACGAAAACTTTTTTTTCACAGCATAGCCCAGTGCATCGGCCAAAATTAGCCTTCCTTCAGCATCGGTGTTCACCACCTCTATAGTCTTGCCGTTTATGGCTTTCAAAATGTCTCCCGGCTTTAGAGCATTACCACCCGGAAGGTTTTCGGTAGCTGGAATAATTGCAGTGACATTGACCTTTGGCCTCAGTTGTGCGATGGCACTAACGGATGCCATAGCAGCAGCTGCTCCAGCCATATCGCCTTTCATCTCCCACATACTCTCGGATGGCTTGATAGATATACCCCCAGAATCGAAGGTTATACCTTTACCAACAAAGCCCAAGGTATCAGAGGACGTCTTATTACCTCTGTAACTTAATATTATCAGCTTTGGCGGCTGGAGGCTTCCTCGAGCTACTCCCAAAAGTGACCCCATTCCTTCTTTTTCCATCTGTTCGCGGTCTAATATAGTTAACTCAAGGCCATAGGCTTTCGCCAATTTTTTTGCCACCTTTGCCATATCGCTCGGTGTCATGTAATTGGCCGGCTCATTTATCAGATCTCGAGCCAAATTGGTAGCTTCCGCAATCATCCTTCCCTTTTTGCAGCCCTGTTCCAGGGCTGGTAATTTGGTCGCATCTCTTTCTACAATTAGAAGTTCTGCTACATTTTGATTTTCAGGCTCTTTAGTTATGTGCTCGCGGAATCTGTATAGTCCGAGGAGACTACCCTCGGTTATGGCTTGAGAGCTTGCCTCAGTCTTGCTTCCACCCGCGCCAGCACCGTGGACGACGGTGGCTATTCGTCGGCAATTTAGTCTTCTTAAAGAGCGGCAGAATTCCGCAGCTAAAGCACGAATCTTATCGAGTGACAACTCGGACTGTTTGCCCAGTCCAATAACAGCCACAATTCGCGCTGGAATCTTGCCGAGGCTGTGGATAATGCTGATTTCAGTAAGTTTTCCCTTGATCTCACCTTGCTCAATAAGTTTAGTGATAGCCCCATCCAGAGCCTTATCCACAGCACTTGTTGCCCCCCCAGGATGTTCTACGCCTTCAAAAAGATTTACCACAATGGCATCAGCTTCAACACTTGTGATATCGCCGGTGATTACCTTTACTTCCAACTTTGCCTCCTGAGTATTCAAAACTCTGCTTAATTCTGGACTTTTAGACTTTCACGGGCTCGGCTGCCATCTATTTTATCCCATCCTACCGTTGAAAGGAATACCTGCCTTTGATTCATCCGTCTCTGCGATTTCAACGATTTATCGTGTGTATTATTTTGTCAATCACAGGGGTGATATCCCGTGAGGTATCAACTGCAAAGTGGTTGCGCAGTATTTTTTCCGTTCTCAACTTCATCCTCCTGTATACCTCCCAGTCAGCGTCGGATTTATCCTCTGGAATAGCTCCGTTTTTTCGTGCTTGGAGACGCTGGTAGGCTACCGCTGGCGGCGCTTCAACACGTATCAAAACCAGCCTAGCTCTAGTTCTGTCACCAATGCGATAAAGATGCTCGCGGTCGCGTTCCGATAGGTTGGTAGCATCGAAGATGACAGGTATCCCATTTTTTAGCAGCCATTCGATAAGGCTATGACATACAGCGAAGAGGCGAGCACTTTCGGCAATGCTGTAATCAGGAGAGGGGAATAAAGCTTTACGTATTGCATCGCTCTCGAGGATACAGAAAGGTTGTTTCTCAGCCAGTTTGCGGCAGAAGAAGGTTTTGCCTGTTCCCGGTAAACCGCTAACAACTACGAAACCAGGATTAGTCACCGCTTCGGGAAGCTGACCTAAACTTTCTATGAGTTTTGCCAAATCCTGGTTAAGTTGGTTTTGCTCCATGTAGCTTCAGGAATTATATGATATTTCTTGAATTCGTGCTATTGTGTGGTTCTCTTAGTTTCCAATCAATCTTTATACCTGCTTGTATTGGAAATGCCGAGCAAGAGAGAGCTATAATTGCCTGTGTACCCATGCAGGCAAACCGCTTAGGTTCACGAAACTGTTTGGTTTAAGTGGAGATTAGCTATGAGAACAATGAAAAGCATTAAAAAAGAGGAAATACGAGACCTACTTGGTAAGGGATGGCTGACACACGATGGAATGTGGTTCTATCAAACCGCAAAAGAATTCGGCATTGACAAAGCCAATGAACTAAATCGGGCTGCTATAAAATCTATGTCTGTGTTTGAAGTGGAAAGGCTGATAAAAATTCTAGGGATAGAGCAACCGGTAAAAAACCTGGACGAAATCAAGAAGTTGATGCTTAACGGCATGGAAATGACCTTGCCGGTTTCAGTTTTCAGTAAATTTAGTTTAACTGTCCATCCGAGAAGTGTCTTACGGTGGGAGTGGGAAAACGAAGAGTGTTTTGCCTACAAAGGCATGAAGCGAATGGAACTTTTAGATGGCTATGAGTGTGGTGTAATTTATAGAATTGAATGCTGGTTTGAGCATTTGGGAATTAAATTCAACACTTATCCGACGATTTGGAAGTGTATGATGCACGAAAAGGGTTATTGTCGCGGAGCGTTCGAGTTCCTTTTCAGCGACTAGATGTATATGCATTGAGGATGTGCGTTTGATGAGGAACCCCATCACCACACATAATACTTCTGGCTCTCTCATCGTCCTGGCGATTGCTGTTCTGCTTAGACCTTGTTGACTTGGGAGTGTGTCTGTTCTAAAATATATGTTACGGAAGTATAATATGTTTTCGTAACGAAATGCATAGCGGGCATGGAATCTCCTTAAGAGATGTAAGAATCGCGGCGTACACATCCGTGTTAAGCGTATGCCAAGATGGCTATTCCGTGAGCGGGACCCCGGTACCAGGCTTTGACAGCAGTGAGGTTCTCGCCAGGGTAAATGAGTGTCACCCGCTTACTTCTGTCGACGGTAATTTCAAAAGTGACATACTAAAGACCGTATTTAATATTGGCCTGAAAAAAACTGATGAGAAACCTTTGTGGATAGTTCCCAATTCGATACGCCATCGTAAGTATGGACTATTGAAGAAATGGGGCGAGGAATGTATAACTCCAGAGTTAGAATCTTCTAAAAGCACCATGCATCGCCAATTCGCCAGTCTTATAAAAAAAGATGAGAAGGAGATACTGAAATTCGCAAACAAATATGGCTTATTGAAGCGTCATTCAGTGCACAACCTGGTATTTAGGAACCGGAACAGTGGCCAACATCACCAACTGGGGGAGTCCTTGCTTTGGTGGAAGGAAGAGATTGGCGATTTGGCTGCGTGCTTAGAATTATGGGATATGGTCTTGACAGACGATGAAGGGCTGAGGGATATTGTCTTATGGCATCGAGGCGGCATAACAATAAGACTCGACAACAGGCATGTACAACTGGTGAGTAGGGCAAATATGAATCTGTTGGGTGGATGGAGCAAGGGGGATACCAAGGGGCCAGCATTATATTATCTTTATCTTGAGGCGGGCCAGCGCTTACTTAACGCGTTAACCCCGAAACTGCTACCTCTCCAGAACTCTGAGATTTATTTGCTGCCTGACAATCTGTTGGCCACGATTTGGTTGATGTTCCTCTGGGAGATTAACGGCAGAACAAGGCTCTTGCGGTGTGCCAGTTGTGGTGAGTATTTTGATTCGCAAGATCCAAGGGCGAGATTCTGCTCTGCCCGTTGCCGGATGCGAAACTACAGAAAGCATAGTGCACGGAAATCAAAAGGGCGAAAGAAGGTAAAAAAATAAAGAACTTTGAATGCGTCCCTGGAGGGATTCGAACCCACGACCCGCTGCTTAGAAGGCAGCCGCTCCCTAGCCTGCTCCGCCAGCTTTGAAGTGACCGCGTCGGAGCTTTGATCAAGAGTAGTCGAATTTGTTAAAGCAGTTGCTCTATGTTTCATCTCCTCATTTGCCGTTCCTTTCTCCAAGTTTTATTTACCCGTAGGCATTATACTCTGGTGCGGCCCCGGTTTGTCAACATAAAGCGACCATCGAACTTGATGGACTACTCAATGGTCCTTTGACTTATCTGTGAGATTAGAAATTGCACTTTTCAGGCAAATGTTCAGACTATGAACATTTTGGTCAATTATTAAGATGTTGCTAAAAGTCAACCATACCGAAGGCTCACGACCCAAGGTGTAATGATTTTGAGGCAGCCGGGTCATCAACCTCCATGACTTTCATTATATCCTGGTGCAGCACATTCTTTATTTTAGTAACTATCGGTCTTTCCTTATTCAGTCCCTTGGCAAAGGATATCGCTTCACCCATCAGTTCATCCATAGTGCAGGCTTTCCTTATGATGTGACGCGCTTCGCACTCGTCAGCAGTAACTCTCCTTGCAGTGAGTAGCATATCTTCCACCAAATCCATCGGTATAGCTTTTTTGACCATGGCGGTCATGCTAGGGAGTAATGGTATGCCCAGGTTGACCCCGGGAAAGCAAAGGTATCCGCGATCTTTCCTCATAAAGCGGAAATCGAAACAACATGCCAGTACAGCCCCAGCGGCAAAGGCGTGGCCTGTAATCGCAGCAACAGTAATCATAGGATAGAAAAGAATCCTTTTAAAGAGTTCGTTCAGTTTAGCAGCGAAAACATCGGTGACACTTCTCTTGCCTTTCTGAACAAGCGGCAATAGCCATTCAAGGTCTAGACCGTTGGACCATATCTTCTCGTCGCTTGACCTGACTATCAGTGCCTTAGCATCGGTGTCCTTTTCTATTTGGTTCAGCACTGATAGAAATTCGGTAACGGAATTTATATTAAATTTGTTTTCATTCATGGTAAGCAAAGCCACCTGTTCATCCAGTGTATATTCATACATCCCCATTATTGACACCTCCTATACGAATAGCGTTGCCGCTATTGTACAACAGCACTAGCCCCGTCAACAATATGACGTAAGTGTATTGGAGTGGTTTGTGATATTAGCTAAGTTAAAAGTAACAAAACGCCCAATTGTTCACTGTTGGCTTGCCTACCTAATAGTAGTCTCCCTGTTGGAGGGGCCAGACCTAGCCCGATTTTGGAATTCCTATCCATCTTGGCGTCCTATTCATGTATTCTGGGTAGTCTTTGTTATACCTCTCGAGGCAATACCTTTCCTCGATGACTGCCTCGGTTCGTATCCAAAAGATGTTGGCTATGCCCAGCAAGATGAATACCCAGGAAGCGCTGGCGACACCGGTGCCGATGTAGATTACAATCATTGATAGGTAAAGCGGATGTCGTGAAAAATAGTACACTCCTTTGGTGGCCGGTTTTTCAGTGGGGGCAGTGGTAAAGTTGGCGGTGGCTACCGTCAGTATCACCAGCCCCACCAGAAAAATAGGTAGGCCGATGTAGAACCAGAACGTCCCCAGCCGGAGGGGGAGAAAGATAGAGTAAATTGTAGCCAGAAACCAGACTGAGTTGCCGATAAAGGGTGCAAATTTTTCCAGCTTGCTCCGCTTAATACCAGAGGGAAGCGAGCTTCTGGCCCACACCCCCCTGCCCAGTAGCAGGACCGCCAGCATTTGCAGGATGAAGCTGCTCATGAAAATCCAGGCGTTCCAGACGTCTATTTCAAAAGCCGGTACAAGCGACATGATGTTTTACTTCTTTTTCTCCATCTTCCGAATAGAAATATGCGCGTTGTTACCTAACTGTAGCCATTACTGGTTACGATGTCAATGAGGCGATGTATTCAGAACTCTAGGGAGAAAAGGCGCTTTTGGCAAGGTAGGGCAACTCGCGGTACAAATCGCTAATTTGTTGAATCACAGGGTGGTAGAGGTTGTCAGCACTATCCAGCTCTGCGAAATCGGCATTGACTGAGAAAGGCCGATAAGGCCAGTCAAACTCCGTACTTCTCATCCAGCCCGTATTTTTCCTCAAGTCCTACTACTGATGAAAACTCGTCAAACTGCATCATCTTGTCCAGTATAGCGAGGCTGTTTCCTTCTTTGAGCAAGTGGGCAAAAGCTTCGGCTATTGCCCTTGCTGCGCTGTATATGCCGGTTAATGGATAGCCCACGCTGACAAACCCAAGTTCTTTAAGCTCCTCAAGCGGCAGAAGCGGCGTTCTCCCACCTTCGATCATGTTGACCACTAGTGGAGCTTTGATACCAGATGCTATGTGTCTCAGTTCCTCTTTGCTATTCGGAGCATCGACAAAGATCAAATCAGCGCCGGCTTCTTTATATAGATTTCCCCGTCTGATGGCTTCCTCAACACCGTGCGTGGCAAGGGAATCAGTTCTCGCAATTATCATAATATGCTTGTTGCCTCTTGCTTCCACTGCTGATTTTACCTTCTGGAGATGCTCTTCTGCCTCTACCACAGATTTGCCACGCATGTGGCCGCAACGCTTCGGCCATGTCTGATCCTCAAAGATTACCCCAGAAGCCCCCATTCCTGTTAGTTCTTTGACCATCCGTATCACATTAAGCGCTCCTCCGTAGCCAGTGTCACCATCGACAATAACAGGGATATTAACCGCATTGATAATCTGCCTCGAAACATCCAGAATCTCTGTCTGAGTTAGAAGACCTATATCAGGCTCGCCGATAAGCGATGCCGCTACTGCATAGCCGGACACAACAACAGCCTTAAATCCCGCCCTCTCTGCGAGCTTCGCGCTGAGCGTGTCGTACACTCCCGCGGTAAAAAAAATCTCGCCCTTCTCAATCAACGGATGAATCCTATTCTTTGTCACTTTCATAACCCCCTAACGCTACATATTTTCTGATATCATCTGGAATAAGAAGCCTTTCCAGAATCCTTCTGATAATCGCAGGCTTTCCTTGAATATACCTTACGAGAGACTCATTTTTCCTTTCATATGTGATGTGATTCGCATATAAATATGCTGCGTCTTCATTAACCTTTTTCAAAGGCAGGGTATAAGCAAAATAGCCTATCCATGGAATAGCCGATACTATCAGCACAGTAACTGAGTGAACCTTCTTCTTTTCGTCGTCCCTCTTAACCTCGCTGTAAATCCTGTTCCCCGCAACCCACAGAACCCTGGATATTGTTCCGAGCGGCAGAGGTACGATATCAAAGGAGAAAATTGCCCCAATTGCCATGTGTGCCCCGAGGTTCAAAAGGATGTATCTTGACTGCCTGATGGTATCAGGCAAATTCCGCTTCAGGAGATCACCCTTATCAGGTGTCAAGAGTTTGTCATCTACCAGCCTGTTTACAGTTGATTCGATGCTGTCCCTATCTGTAAACAGGTGCCTGAAATCCTCAAATTTCTCTCTAATCGTCATAGCTTCTGAAATAACCGAATTGTCTGCTAATAGCAAAAGTGGTCATTCTCCCGGAAACAGGTTCTTAAACTATACTTGTTAAACATCAGATAATCGTGGGAGGTTGTTTAGCTTTGGTTAGACTAATCCATAGTCTTAATAGAATACTCAGTTCTTATCAGGGTTTCAAATCAATGGGAGACTCAACAGCACATCTTTGCGTTAACAATGTAAGTAAAAGTCACCCAGCAAGAATCCCCTTAATACTCGCCATCAGAAACATCCTCAACAATAGCCACGCCTCGGCGCATTTCATCCTCGTCATTTTTCAGCTATGACCAACATTTCAAAATCTTCGGTGGTTAGCTTATCGTTTCTTGAAAAAGCACCGAGTTTTGCGCCAAATATTTCAATTTTGATATATCCCAACGTTTTCAACAGCCAGGAGATTTCACTTGGTACATAGTATCTTTCGTTACAGTGTAATTCCTTTTTATTGCCATCGTCGTCTTCAACCTCCGTTATGTTGTAATCACGAAATGTCATTAAATCAAATGTATTGCTCTTGTAAGTAGCATTGCCTTTTTCTGAGGTAGAGGTATGAAATTCTTCAATGGAATGATACAAAGGAAAGAGGCCGTTGAGAGTCGTAAAAATAAACTCCCCATGTTCTTTTAGTGATTTTGTCGCATTCTTGAGTATCTCATAATTCATTTCGTCTGTTTCCATTAATGGGAAGGCGCCTTCGCAAAGCATTATCACAAGGTCGAACCCATTATTGAAAGGTAAGTCTCTTGCATCGTATTTCAAGAAATCAATTTTGAGCCCCTGTTTCTCAGCTTTCTCTCTTGCTCTTGCTAGAAGCGAGTCAGACAAATCTATTCCTGTAACGTTGTAACCTCGTCTTGATAATTCAATTGAGTGCCGTCCTGTCCCACATCCAATATCCAGAATTCTTATAGATTTGTTAAATCCGATCTCCTGCTCAATAAAATCACAT carries:
- a CDS encoding class I SAM-dependent methyltransferase; the protein is MKQWYEELFENYGQQYDRESFAQGTVGECDFIEQEIGFNKSIRILDIGCGTGRHSIELSRRGYNVTGIDLSDSLLARAREKAEKQGLKIDFLKYDARDLPFNNGFDLVIMLCEGAFPLMETDEMNYEILKNATKSLKEHGEFIFTTLNGLFPLYHSIEEFHTSTSEKGNATYKSNTFDLMTFRDYNITEVEDDDGNKKELHCNERYYVPSEISWLLKTLGYIKIEIFGAKLGAFSRNDKLTTEDFEMLVIAEK